The sequence CCCTTTCACCACCCTGGACGGCCAGGAGAGGCGGATGAGCGAGGAGGATCTGATGATTTGTGACGCCGAGCGACCGGTGGCCATCGGGGGCGTCATGGGAGGTCAGAACTCAGAGATTAACGACGGCACAGAGGACATTCTCCTCGAAAGCGCGTATTTCACGCCCTCGACAATTCGGGCCACAAGGCGAAGGCTGAGCATCAGCACCGAGGCGTCCTATCGCTTTGAGAGAGGGGTGGACCCTGAGGGTACTCGGCGGGCGGCCGATTGGGCCATTGAGCTCATCCGACAGACTGGTGGCGGCCAAATTGCCGGGGGGGCGGTGGACGTTCATCCGGCCCCGGTGGCGCCGATTAGCGTTCGCCTGAGGACGGAGCGTGCCTCGGAGCTTTTGGGGATTAAGGTTGGCCCCTCGGAAGTGCGCCAAGGGCTTGAGGCGCTTGGAATGACCGTCAAGGAGGCTGAGGGCAGCGCTCTTGATGTCGAAGTTCCGCTTTTCCGGCACGATATCGAGCGAGAAATCGATCTGATTGAAGAGCTGGCCCGGCGTATCGGGTATGAAAAAATACCTTCCCGCCTGCCAGCGACTTCAGTGCCGCCCGAGCGGCCCCCCGCTCTTAATCGGTTTGAGAAAGAAGTTCGCGAATCGATGATAGCAGCCGGTTATTGCGAGGCGCTCAATTACAGCTTCGTGAGCCAGTCAGCCCTCGAAAAACTAGGAAATGCTGGCGAGGATATGATTCCTCTCCAGAATCCGCTCAGCGCCGAGATGAATGTCATGCGGACGACACTGCTCAACGGTCTCATCGGCAATACCGAAATGAATTTGAATCGGGGGGTGGAAGAGGTTCGCTTATTTGAAATCGGAAAAACCTATCACCGAAAGGCTGGCGAGAAGCTTCCCACCGAGGTGCGCCGCGTCTGCGCCCTGATATCAGATCCTTCGCCTGAGGCCCTTTGGCCCGATGGTAAATCCCCGGGAGGAGAGGCGGAGCTTCCTGGTCGCCTTTTCGATTTGAAGGGAGCGCTTGAGCGGCTTCGCCTTCAACTTCGGGTGCCAGAGTTTGAGTTTTCGCCACTACTGGACGAAGGCTCGCCGTATAATTTGGACTCGTCCGCGGCAATTTTGTTGAGGAGTGCCCAGGTTGGCGTTATTGGCAGCTTGGAAAAAAACATTCTAGGTTCATGGGGAATTCGCCAGAGCATCTATGTATTTGAGTTAAATTTGGAGGAAATTGCCGCTATTGAGCAAGTTCCTCGGCGTCTTCAGGCGGTTCCACGCTTTCCGGCGAGCCTACGAGATCTGGCGATTGTGGTCGGCGAGGATGTGTCACATGGCTCGGTCAGCGAGCGCCTCAAAACCTCGGGGGGCGAATTGCTCAAATCGGCCACCCTTTTTGATATCTATCAAGATGCCGCCCTGGTAGCCGAAAAAAAGAAAAGTCTGGCCTATTCCCTTGTTTTTAGGGACCTCGAGCGGACATTGAACGACGAGGAAGTCGATAAATTGTTCTGGGATATCGTGAAAGATCTTGAAACCCGATTCGGGGCGAAGATTAGAGGCTAAGGGTTTTTCTTGACGCTGTCCTGTTTACAATCTTAGAATGCCCTATACTATTATTTTCCCATTTCGCCTGGTAGGAAATATCTCGAATGGTTATCGACAAACTCGAAACCCTAGAGGCATCACTGAAAAATATGTTGGAGGAGCTTGAGGCTCTCCGGAGCGGCCGGGCGGAGCTCGAATCGCAGGTTGAGCAGGCACGCTTGGAGGCAAGCAGGGTGGCGGTTGCGTCGACGGGACGCGATGAGGAAGTTAACAAGCTTCGCGAGGAAATTACCCGGCTCCAGGGGGAACGAGACGAGGTGCGCGAGCGTGTGGAGCGTATTCTTAATAATTTGCCTTCCGCTTAATAACGCACGAGGACGCGGATTCAACCCGATGAGGGAGGGGTGATGAGCGAAAAAATTATGGTGGAAATATTCGGGCAACAGTTAAATTTGAAGAGTTCGGCGAACCCGCAATATGCTGAAGATTTGGCTAGTTTTGTGGATGAGCAGATTCGCAAAGTAGCTAATCAGAGCAACGATCCCCTAAAAGTGGCTCTTTTGGCGTCTATGAATATCGCTAACGAGCTCTTCGAGGAGCGCAGAGTCCAGCAAGAATCGGTGGACGAAATTGCCCAGAGGGCCGATTCCCTCATCGAAATGCTTGAAAAATCAGCATAAAAACCTAGATTCCCTTCCCCGTATTCAGTATCCAACCCCCAGGTTTGGTGGCATACTATATTTAGGAGTACAGTTTGCCCTGCGGTGTGCGTGATGTTGAATAGCATTTTGACCCAGTATTTTTTGATCCGGGAGCCCGTTTCCTCAGTGGTGAGCTACTCGATGTTTGAGTCAGCCTAAAGCCGTGGATTGGGTGCCCACCTAGCCTATGCTGGGGATCGAACGCTTCCAGCACACGGCATTTTAGCGGGGCATTTAGTATGTCTCCCTCCGACGTCCCACATCGATACCTGTGGGGCGCGGGGTGGGGATGTCCGCACTGGTTGTGTGGGCCGTTGGAGAAGGAATTGGAGCGTTTATCCAAAGCGTATTGTCAGACGGAAAAAGAGCGTTGCCGAAAACAGATGAGTGGTATGCGGCGCGCGATCACGAAAGAGAACCATCAGAAGTGGAGTCAACTGACTTGTAGGCGTTTGAGTGGCTTACTCGATGTGTTGGGAGCGAGGTCTGTAGGTGTTTATTCAGCCGTAAGAGGTGAGGTAGACCTCGCCTGGCTTTGGAGCATGGGTAATACGTGTTCCAGGGTTTTTTATTTTCCACGTGTATCTGATGGTAGTCTGACATTTCATCAGGTCAGGGAGCCAAGGAAAGAACTCCGTCCAGGAGCTTTCGGGATTCCCACCCCTTTGGATTCTCTCGCTTCCGAATCCCCTTCAACGTTTGATGTCATGATTTTACCCGGGCTTGCATTTGATCGGTTCGGGAACCGTATTGGCTCGGGTGCAGGTTTTTATGACCGTCTGCTCGGGTCGCTGCATATTCGTCCCTGCCTCGTTGGTGCGGGCTTTTTATCTCAAATGGTTTGGGAGGGTAGTCTCCCTTCAGGACCATATGATGTTTCGATGGACTGGATCTCTACTAATCGGGAGTGTGTACGTTCGCTCTCCCGTGTTCATAAGCCTAGGAGTTCATAATGGATGTCATGTCATTAATAGTGGGAGTCGTCGTGGGGGCCGGGTTGGCTGGTTCTGCGGTGCTTTTCATTTCAAAGAAGAAAACAGAAGAGGCAATCGGGCGCACCCAGTCGAGCCTGGATGAGAAAATACGCGAGGTTGAATCGAACTCGGACAAAAAGCTGACGCAGCGCCTCAAAGAGGTTGAAGTTACGCAGAAGGCCGAGCTTCTCCGGCAGCGCGAAGAGTTGGAACGGCAAAATGAATCTAGAATGGAAGAGACACAAAAGCTTGAGCAGCGAGTTGCTCAGCGCGAGGAGACACTCGACAAGCGCAGAGAGACCCTCGACACCAAGGAAGGGTCTCTAGAGCAGCGAGAGCAGCGTCTCGGAGATCGCGAAGGGCGGATGGTGGACGAGGAAGCCCGCTACAAGGATCTTCAAGATCAGGCGTTGCGCAAGCTTGAGGAAGTGGCCGGAATGAGTGTTGAATCGGCCAAAAAAGAATTGATGGACAGGTATATGGAAGAAGCCAAGCAGGACGTTGCTGGCGAGATCCAGCGCATGGAGCAAAAAGCCAAGGAAAATGTGGAGCGCGATGCGGTGAAGGCCGTTGCGCTGGCTGTTGAAAGATATTCAAACGACCATATCGCCGAGAGTGTCGTGAGTGTGGTTGATCTCCCCTCTGATGAAATGAAGGGTCGAATCATCGGACGCGAGGGCCGAAACATCCGGGCGCTTGAGATGGCAACGGGTGTGGATGTGATCATCGATGATACACCCGAGGCGGTGGTGATCTCGTGCTTTGACAACGTTCGGCGAGAGACGGCGCGTCTTTCTCTGGAATCTCTCGTTCTGGACGGACGGATCCACCCCGGCCGGATCGAAGATGTTGTGGGCAAAATGAAAAATGAGATTCAGGGTAGAATTCGCGAGGCAGGCGAGCAGGCTATTTTTGAGATGGGCCTCGAGGGATTTCACCCTGAGCTGGTGATGCTCATCGGTCGTTTGCACTATCGCACCAGCTACCGTCAAAACGCGCTCAAGCATTCGCTTGAAGTGGCCCATCTTACCGGGATGTTGGCATCCGAACTTCGGCTTGAACCGACTATGGCGAAGCGGGCCGGCTTGCTTCACGATATTGGCAAGGCCTCAACGCATGAGGTCGAAGGCTCTCATGTGCAGATCGGAATCGATATCGCTAAGCGTTATAACGAGCCTGATGAGGTGATTAACGCCATCGCCTCCCACCACGAGGACGAGGAGGCGAATTGCATCGAGGCGGTGCTGGTGAAGGCGGCGGACACGCTCTCTGCGGCCAGGCCGGGCGCGAGGCGCGAAATGGTGCAGAGCTACATCAAGCGTCTTGAGGCGCTTGAGAGTATCGCCGAGTCTTTCAAGGGCGTGGAGAAATGTTATGCCATCCAAGCCGGGCGCGAGATACGGGTGGCGGTTACGCCGGATGAGATTACCGACGCACAGGCCTCTTTCCTCGCGCGAGATATCGCCAAGCGAATCGAGGAGGAGCGCACCTATCCCGGTGAAATCCTGGTGACGGTAATACGGGAAACTCGCCATACGGCCACGGCGCGGTAAGTTAGCTTTGAAAATACTTTTTATTGGAGATATTGCCGGGAAGGTGGGCCGCCGGATGTTGGCGGAACGTCTTCCCGGTTTGCTTCAGAGGCACGAAACCGATCTGTGTATCGTTAACGGAGAAAACTCGGCCGGTGGGTTCGGCATCACAAATGAAAACGCCGAGGATATTTTTGGGGCTGGTGCGGATGTCATCACCTCGGGAAATCATATCTGGAACAAAAAAGAGACTAAAGAGTTTATGCTCCATGAGCCGCGTTTGCTCCGTCCGTCGAATTATCCTACGGGTGCACCGGGGTTGGGGTTCTTTATCGCTAATACATTGCAAGGCCCAGTCGCCGTTATTAATCTAATGGGCCGGGTTTTTATGCCTCCGGTTGATTGTCCGTTCCAGGAGGCCAACCGTTTGCTCAAAAATCTTGATTCCAACGTCCGTATGATTTTTGTCGATTTCCATGCCGAGGCGACGAGCGAGAAGGTTGCCATGGGGTGGCATCTCGATGGCCGGGTGAGCGCAGTTATCGGGACCCACACACACATCCAGACGGCGGACGAAAGAGTTTTGCCACAGGGAACAGCTTTTCTCTCTGACGCGGGAATGACCGGGCCTGCTGATTCGGTGATCGGTATAAAGACTTCCATCGCGGTGGGAAAGTTTCTCTCGGGCATTCCTAATCGCTTTGAGGTGTCTGGTGGGCGAGGCCAGATTAATGGAGTTCTCGTTGAGGTGAATCCTGAAAGTGGCCGGGCAAACTCGATTCTCAGAATTTCTGAGCAAGAAGATAGCGGATGAGGGCGCTTATTTCTTGAAGTGCCCGTTTTGGTGTCCATTTCGGTGTGTGTCGTTTTCTTGAATAGTTTTTAAATTCACACTTGTTCTTCTCGATTCCTCAAGCATTTCTAAAATAATCTCCGCCCGCTCGTCCGGGGACACGGACTCAAGAAGCATCTGTTTGCTCGAAAGCGAGAGGCCAAGCATGGCCCCGGCCCGAAAAGAAAGTTTTTTAAAGTCTCGCCGAATTTCATCCGTAACATGGGATTTGCCGGTATCCGCATCTGAAATGGCGTCGATTATCTTCTCTGCCAGATCGGGGGAGGCTTCGCTCTCGGGCGGATCGTCGAAATACTCGACATCGGCGGTCATGTAGGCAAGTTCCTGGTAAGGGTGGAGGATTCTGAATCTTTCTTTTCCCTGGGTCATAATATTGAGTTTGCCGTCTGGAAATCTCTCGAGGACGTTAGTGACCCGCGCGGCGCAGCCAATGTTTCGTATCTCGTTGTTCTCGGCCAAAACGACCCCGAACGGCCCGCCGTGATCCAAACACTCGTTGATCATCTCCTTGTAGCGCTCCTCGAATATGTGGAGGGGCAGAATTTCATCGGGGAGAAGAACTACCCGGAGCGGAAACAAGGGGAGAGAGTCACTGGTCATGCGTGTATTTTATCTCGAATTTGTTTATTTTCAAATGTGTTGATGAAAGGTATTGGGCCGTGCCGGAGAAGGAGTGAATGGGTATGATAGGTGTTTGAGAGGCTGCCGAAAGGCGTGGGCCCACGAATTTAGATTTATCTGAGGCTGGCATGGAAGAAGATCGACATATCACCACTTCGGGGATTCGGCTCAAGCCGTTTCATGGAGAGGGTGCGGAGGGAACTGTTCCTGATGACGGGGGTGCTCCAGCCGAATTTCCCTTTACCCGGGGGATCTACGCCGATATGTACCGGGGGCGCGTTTGGACGATGCGCCAGTACGCCGGATTCGGCACTGCCCAAGAAACAAATCAGCGCTTTCATTACCTACTTGAGCATGGCCAGAAGGGCCTCTCTGTGGCTTTTGACCTGCCCACGCAGATTGGCTTTGACGCTGATCATTCCCTTGCTTTTGGCGAGGTGGGCAAAGTTGGTGTTTCCATTTGCTCGCTCGAGGACATGGAAGTGCTCCTCGAAGGATTGCCTCTCGAGCAGATTTCCACTTCGATGACGATTAACGCCACCGCATCCGTTTTGCTCTGTTTTTATTTGGCAGCAGCAGAGAAACGGGGAATTCCATTTGATGCTCTCAGGGGGACGGTGCAGAACGATATTCTGAAAGAATATATTGCCCGGGGGACTTACATTTACCCTCCTGGCCCGAGCATGCGGCTGATTACGGACACCATCGCCTTTTGTAAGGAAAACGTGCCCAAATGGAACGCTATTTCCATCAGCGGCTACCATATTCGCGAGGCGGGCTCGACGGCTGTGCAAGAAGTGGGCTTCACCCTTGGCGACGGCATCGCCTATGTGCAGGCCGCAGTGGATAGAGGTCTTGATGTCGATGAGATAGGGAGCCAAATTTCTTTTTTCTTCAATGTGCATAATCATTTTCTCGAGGAGATAGCCAAGTTTCGCGCGGCGCGTCGGCTTTGGGCGAGGATCATGCGCGAGCGATTCGGCGCTAAATCGGATAAGGCGTGCATGCTTCGTTTTCATGCCCAGACGGCGGGAAGTGCGCTTACTGCGCAGCAGCCTCGGAACAATGTCGTGCGGGTGGCGGTCCAGGCGATGGCGGCGGTCCTGGGCGGGGCGCAGTCGCTCCACACGAATTCGATGGATGAGGCCCTCGCCCTACCCACCGAAAAAGCGGTGCGCATTGCGCTAAGAACCCAGGAAATACTCGTCGAGGAGACGAATTTGGCCGAAACGGTAGATCCTTGTGCCGGTTCATATGCCATCGAGGCCCTGACGGACGAAATCGAGGCACGGGCAGAAAAGATTATCTCCCGTATCGATGAGATGGGCGGCATGCTCAGGGCAATCGAAAAGGGGTGGGTGCAGCGCGAGGTTCAGGAAAGCGCCTATCAGGCCCAGCGTGCGATAGATGATGGGCGGAGCACCGTCGTGGGCGTGAACGAATACGCCACCGGGAGCGAACCTGCGATTCATACCCTCCAGATACGTCCTGAGGTCGAGGAGGAGCAACGTGCGCGTCTGGCGGCGCTGAGGGAAAGACGAGACGCCTCTGCCGTTTCCGAGCGCCTGGGCGCCCTGAGCGATGCGGCAAAGGGGGGAGACAACCTTCTTCCCTATATCCTGGATGCTGTTCGCGTTTATACGACGGTGGGCGAGATATCCGATGTGATGCGTGCGAATTTCGGCGAATACCGGGAAGAAGTGGAAATTTGACCATACGTATGAGAGAGTTGTTTTCCCTTCGAATTGTTTGAATTGCTGAGGTTTATCGAAGGGCTCCAGGATAAAAGTGAATATGAATCGTTGTTCTTCCGTGTTTGAGGGAGGCGCCACCCGTAATGACTGGTAACGAAATACGAAAGTTGTTCATCGATTATTTTGCTGAAAAAGAACATCGTCCCGTTCGCAGTTCCCCGCTGGTGCCCCTAAACGACCCGACCCTTCTTTTTACGAATGCCGGCATGGTCCAGTTCAAGGATACCTTCACTGGTCTTGAGCGCCGCGATTATATACGCGCAACGAGTTCTCAAAAATGCCTGAGGGTCAGCGGCAAGCACAACGATCTTGAAAATGTGGGCCGGACGGCCCGTCACCACACATTTTTCGAAATGCTGGGTAATTTTTCCTTCGGCGATTATTTCAAGGAAAAGGCCATAGAGTTTGCGTGGGAATTTCTCGTGGACCGCTCTGGGCTTGATGGTGAGAGGATGTGGATCACCATTTTCCGTGAGGATGACGAGGCTGGAGAACTCTGGCAGCGAATCGTCGGTGTTCCGGCGGAAAGGATAATTCGGTGCGATGAGAAGGATAATTTTTGGTCGATGGGTGATACCGGGCCCTGTGGTCCATGCTCGGAACTGATTTACGACCAAGGCGATCATCTCTCCGGCGGTCTTCCTGGAAGCGGCCAGGATGAAGACGGCGACAGGTATCTTGAACTCTGGAACCTCGTTTTCATGCAATTCGATCGGGACGCTTCGGGTACGATGAATCCCCTGCCCAAACCCTCGGTGGACACCGGAATGGGGCTTGAGAGACTCGCGGCCGTTCTTCAAGGGGAAAACAGCAACTTCCACACAGATTTGTTGATGCCCGTTATCCATCATGTCGAGGAGTTGTGCGAAAAAACCTACGGCGGAAAACAAAAAAATAGCCCGGACCCAGCCGCAGACGTTTCGTTCCGAGTGATTGCCGACCATGTCAGGTCGGTCAGCTTCCTGGTGGCGGACGGCATATTGCCGAGCAATGAGGGGCGCGGCTATGTCCTTCGCCGGGTGGCTAGGCGGGCTTTGCGCCACGGGCGGATGCTCGGGATTACCGAACCATTTCTTTTTAAGACGGCGGGCGTTGTGGCCGACATGATGGGGGACGCTTTCCCAGAGCTCAGGGAAAACCTCAATTACATCTCTCGCGTAACCCTTGGCGAGGAAGAACGCTTTGCCCACACTTTGAGCCAAGGCCAGCCGAGGATGGACGAGCTTTGCGAGAAGGCGAAGGCTTCAAGCGGCGGCACGGTCTCGGGTGATGAGGTTTTTGAGCTCTATGACACTTACGGCTACCCTTGGGATTTGGCTGCCGAGACGGCTACCTTTCATGGTCTTAAAATAGACCGAACTGCCTTCGACAGTTCTATGGAACAGCAGCGAGAGCGCGCCCGTGCCCACTGGAAAGGCTCGGGCGAAGCTGGTGTTTCTCCGGTATGGCACGAAATCCGGAAGGCTCATGGGCCTACCAATTTCTTGGGATACGGAGAAAGCAGATCGGAGTCCGAAGTTGCCGTAATTGTACGCGAGGGTGTAAAGATCAGCAGCGCCGCCGAAGGAGAGGAGGCCGAGGTCTTTCTCCCCAAGACGCCGTTTTATGCTGAATCAGGCGGCCAAGAAGGCGATCATGGTCGCCTGACCTGGGAGGGGGGCGCGGCGGTGATTCTCGATACCCAGAAGCCGCTACCCGATGTTTATGTTCACCATGTCCAGGTGGAGCAAGGCACTCTTCAAACAGGCCAGACCGTAGATGCCGCCATCGACACCGAACGGCGCGCCTCTTTGCAGCTAAACCACACCGCGACTCATATCCTTCAGTTTGCACTACGGCAAGTTCTTGGCGATCACGTCAAACAGGCAGGCTCGCACCTTTCAAAAGAGCGGCTGCGGTTCGA comes from Nitrospinaceae bacterium and encodes:
- a CDS encoding phenylalanine--tRNA ligase subunit beta; its protein translation is MLLSLEWLSEYIDLDLSDPALPGQLAHDLLMNGLEAEVIERPGNNLDRLLVAEVLSAEKHPNADKLKLCRVYDGEGERQIVCGAPNVAAGQKVVLAPPGITLPGGMEIKPARIRGEQSEGMLCSERELEIGDDHSGIIVLEPSSAVGTSAAPVLGLDDVILEISVTPNRGDCLSIMGVAREVSAILGQPLKWPSVEVEEALGESADALCGVEILDTDKCPRYVARVIKGARIGPSPAWMQRRLRAAGMRPISNVVDVTNYVMLSLGQPLHAFDITNLAEQKIVVRRWNKEDGPFTTLDGQERRMSEEDLMICDAERPVAIGGVMGGQNSEINDGTEDILLESAYFTPSTIRATRRRLSISTEASYRFERGVDPEGTRRAADWAIELIRQTGGGQIAGGAVDVHPAPVAPISVRLRTERASELLGIKVGPSEVRQGLEALGMTVKEAEGSALDVEVPLFRHDIEREIDLIEELARRIGYEKIPSRLPATSVPPERPPALNRFEKEVRESMIAAGYCEALNYSFVSQSALEKLGNAGEDMIPLQNPLSAEMNVMRTTLLNGLIGNTEMNLNRGVEEVRLFEIGKTYHRKAGEKLPTEVRRVCALISDPSPEALWPDGKSPGGEAELPGRLFDLKGALERLRLQLRVPEFEFSPLLDEGSPYNLDSSAAILLRSAQVGVIGSLEKNILGSWGIRQSIYVFELNLEEIAAIEQVPRRLQAVPRFPASLRDLAIVVGEDVSHGSVSERLKTSGGELLKSATLFDIYQDAALVAEKKKSLAYSLVFRDLERTLNDEEVDKLFWDIVKDLETRFGAKIRG
- a CDS encoding cell division protein ZapA — protein: MSEKIMVEIFGQQLNLKSSANPQYAEDLASFVDEQIRKVANQSNDPLKVALLASMNIANELFEERRVQQESVDEIAQRADSLIEMLEKSA
- a CDS encoding 5-formyltetrahydrofolate cyclo-ligase, producing MERLSKAYCQTEKERCRKQMSGMRRAITKENHQKWSQLTCRRLSGLLDVLGARSVGVYSAVRGEVDLAWLWSMGNTCSRVFYFPRVSDGSLTFHQVREPRKELRPGAFGIPTPLDSLASESPSTFDVMILPGLAFDRFGNRIGSGAGFYDRLLGSLHIRPCLVGAGFLSQMVWEGSLPSGPYDVSMDWISTNRECVRSLSRVHKPRSS
- the rny gene encoding ribonuclease Y, with the translated sequence MDVMSLIVGVVVGAGLAGSAVLFISKKKTEEAIGRTQSSLDEKIREVESNSDKKLTQRLKEVEVTQKAELLRQREELERQNESRMEETQKLEQRVAQREETLDKRRETLDTKEGSLEQREQRLGDREGRMVDEEARYKDLQDQALRKLEEVAGMSVESAKKELMDRYMEEAKQDVAGEIQRMEQKAKENVERDAVKAVALAVERYSNDHIAESVVSVVDLPSDEMKGRIIGREGRNIRALEMATGVDVIIDDTPEAVVISCFDNVRRETARLSLESLVLDGRIHPGRIEDVVGKMKNEIQGRIREAGEQAIFEMGLEGFHPELVMLIGRLHYRTSYRQNALKHSLEVAHLTGMLASELRLEPTMAKRAGLLHDIGKASTHEVEGSHVQIGIDIAKRYNEPDEVINAIASHHEDEEANCIEAVLVKAADTLSAARPGARREMVQSYIKRLEALESIAESFKGVEKCYAIQAGREIRVAVTPDEITDAQASFLARDIAKRIEEERTYPGEILVTVIRETRHTATAR
- a CDS encoding TIGR00282 family metallophosphoesterase; this translates as MKILFIGDIAGKVGRRMLAERLPGLLQRHETDLCIVNGENSAGGFGITNENAEDIFGAGADVITSGNHIWNKKETKEFMLHEPRLLRPSNYPTGAPGLGFFIANTLQGPVAVINLMGRVFMPPVDCPFQEANRLLKNLDSNVRMIFVDFHAEATSEKVAMGWHLDGRVSAVIGTHTHIQTADERVLPQGTAFLSDAGMTGPADSVIGIKTSIAVGKFLSGIPNRFEVSGGRGQINGVLVEVNPESGRANSILRISEQEDSG
- a CDS encoding LON peptidase substrate-binding domain-containing protein; its protein translation is MTSDSLPLFPLRVVLLPDEILPLHIFEERYKEMINECLDHGGPFGVVLAENNEIRNIGCAARVTNVLERFPDGKLNIMTQGKERFRILHPYQELAYMTADVEYFDDPPESEASPDLAEKIIDAISDADTGKSHVTDEIRRDFKKLSFRAGAMLGLSLSSKQMLLESVSPDERAEIILEMLEESRRTSVNLKTIQENDTHRNGHQNGHFKK
- a CDS encoding methylmalonyl-CoA mutase, whose product is MEEDRHITTSGIRLKPFHGEGAEGTVPDDGGAPAEFPFTRGIYADMYRGRVWTMRQYAGFGTAQETNQRFHYLLEHGQKGLSVAFDLPTQIGFDADHSLAFGEVGKVGVSICSLEDMEVLLEGLPLEQISTSMTINATASVLLCFYLAAAEKRGIPFDALRGTVQNDILKEYIARGTYIYPPGPSMRLITDTIAFCKENVPKWNAISISGYHIREAGSTAVQEVGFTLGDGIAYVQAAVDRGLDVDEIGSQISFFFNVHNHFLEEIAKFRAARRLWARIMRERFGAKSDKACMLRFHAQTAGSALTAQQPRNNVVRVAVQAMAAVLGGAQSLHTNSMDEALALPTEKAVRIALRTQEILVEETNLAETVDPCAGSYAIEALTDEIEARAEKIISRIDEMGGMLRAIEKGWVQREVQESAYQAQRAIDDGRSTVVGVNEYATGSEPAIHTLQIRPEVEEEQRARLAALRERRDASAVSERLGALSDAAKGGDNLLPYILDAVRVYTTVGEISDVMRANFGEYREEVEI
- the alaS gene encoding alanine--tRNA ligase; protein product: MTGNEIRKLFIDYFAEKEHRPVRSSPLVPLNDPTLLFTNAGMVQFKDTFTGLERRDYIRATSSQKCLRVSGKHNDLENVGRTARHHTFFEMLGNFSFGDYFKEKAIEFAWEFLVDRSGLDGERMWITIFREDDEAGELWQRIVGVPAERIIRCDEKDNFWSMGDTGPCGPCSELIYDQGDHLSGGLPGSGQDEDGDRYLELWNLVFMQFDRDASGTMNPLPKPSVDTGMGLERLAAVLQGENSNFHTDLLMPVIHHVEELCEKTYGGKQKNSPDPAADVSFRVIADHVRSVSFLVADGILPSNEGRGYVLRRVARRALRHGRMLGITEPFLFKTAGVVADMMGDAFPELRENLNYISRVTLGEEERFAHTLSQGQPRMDELCEKAKASSGGTVSGDEVFELYDTYGYPWDLAAETATFHGLKIDRTAFDSSMEQQRERARAHWKGSGEAGVSPVWHEIRKAHGPTNFLGYGESRSESEVAVIVREGVKISSAAEGEEAEVFLPKTPFYAESGGQEGDHGRLTWEGGAAVILDTQKPLPDVYVHHVQVEQGTLQTGQTVDAAIDTERRASLQLNHTATHILQFALRQVLGDHVKQAGSHLSKERLRFDFTHFTQITPREKERIEDIVNTRIRENAPVSTEVMSIDKALESGATALFGERYGEEVRVVSVGEFSQELCGGTHTGAAGDIGMFRILHEGSISSGVRRIEAATGANSLAQARLEQNTLAEITEMTKSAPLEEADRVRRIIEQNRSLERELKQIRDKQSQADVGDLASDAQEVNGLKVIATRRDGIEPGGLRNLIDAAKNKLKSGVAVIISASDGKVSIAVGVTKDITDKCHAGNLVKELAVIVGGKGGGRPDFAQAGGKEVGKVDEALAAVPGIIEKLS